The sequence below is a genomic window from Acaryochloris thomasi RCC1774.
CGTACCACTTGGATGCGCCTCTACAGCAGCGATAAGCTCTATGTCGCCAGTATGGCTAAATTTGCAACATCCCGCGATTACAAACCGACACTCGAAGAGTGGCGATACCTGTTGTCAACAGGCGACTTGGCAACCCCTCGGGATAAAGCACCAACCCCTCCTAAGCAGAAAAAAGCCGATCCCTTTCTTTATGGTCGCGTCGCTGGTATCTCTCAAGGAGCTGAATGGAAGACAAAAGTCACCGACAGCCAGTCGGAGACGCTGGCGATTCCCGAGCCAGGAAAGGCGTTTTCCTACGTCCTTAATTCCCTAGATCGCGGCACGCTGGGGACAGGCCAAATTCAAAGCGCCCCCATGCTGGCCCGCTATCCTGATACGGCTTACCGCGCCCACGGCAACTACGGCGTCAAATACAAGTTAGATATTCCGCTCCATAACAATACGGAAACGCCTCAGAGAGTCACCCTCGCCATTCAGACCCCGATCAAAGAAGATCGGCTCAGCCAAGAAGGCTTGCGGTTCTTCAATAAGCCCACCGGGCAGCCCTTCTTTCGCGGGACCGTGAAGGTCACCTATACCAGCGATCGGGGGCAGCCCAAAAAGCGCTATCTCCATCTTGTGCAAAAGCGAGGCCAGCGAGGAAAACCGTTAGTCAATCTCACCTTACCCCCTGGCAGTAGCCGCCCCGTGAGTCTAGAGCTGCTTTACCCCCCTGATTCCACACCGCCACAGGTGATTACAGTTCAGACCCTCAGCGACTCTAAAGCGTCAGCCCGCTAAGGGGTCGGCACCGGTCGATACTTGAGTGCAGATTTAAGGGCCGCTAGCTCGTCTCGGTGAGCAGTGACGGTGACGAGGGTCTTCGACTCAGATGCAGAAGGCTCAGCGCCAGACTCCACCTTAAGTAATACCTGCTCGGCGCGCTCGGCCTTCTTCCAGTAAAACAGAACGGTGAGGGGCGATAGAGCCACCAAGACCGTGAACCAAATGCCAACGGCGGGCCACTGGATAGCGAGCACTAAACTAAGGCACAGCAGACTCACCGCAGCTAGGGTCATCAAGAAAAGGGCTAGCCCTATACTGGGTCGGACAATACCTTCGAACGTAAGCTGGGCCTGCTCACGGTTCAGTCTCACCAACTGATAGGCTCGCTGCTTAAGATAGCTCTCCATTTGATTGAGGATGACGTCTTCTGCGTCTGGGGCCATCAACGTAACCTTCTCGGTGCGGTCTTTAACCGAGGCTCGGATGAAGAAAAATAGCCCAATGAGCAGCAGCAAGGTGATGAAGAAAATAGAGGGGAGAGCCAGAGAACGCATCATTCTGTCGGTTTAGGTAATTGTCGTGGGGTCTTTTATCAATATGAGTGCTAATAGCTGGAGCCTCAGTCATAGAGTAGAAAACGCTATCTCAGCTTGCGGCTAACATCGCACAGCAACACACATGGGTTCATCTTACTGCTGAAGCTGGTATAGATGCAGGGCATTGCGGCACGCAAGCGTAGAGAAGAGTCTTTTTAAATATCAGTAAATATACGCAAACGCCTTACATTTTGAGCTAGCGGATAGCGTTCTTTCTCGGTATCGAGATCCGTTTTAAATAGGAGAAATTCATCCGTAGAAACACGGAGAAATCACCTTGCAACATCGTTTTTACTCTATTCACAGAATAAAATTTCTTCAAGATGGTTGAAAGTCTTTATTTGTGGGCACTATAAGTTCGGGAGCGGGTTAAATCAGCCCATCTAGAGGTAGCTCAATCATGTCGACAATGTCCCGAAAATCCGAATCCATTAACATCTACTCCAAAACAAAGAACGGCCATTCTTCCAGTAATGGACCAGAAAAGACCGAAGACGATACCTGCGAGGACTTGGCTACAGATTCTGAATCTGCGGTCGAAGTTACGAAATTTCAGGGAAGACGGGGGACAACTGATTTAGTACGTCTATATTTGCAGGAAATCGGTCGCGTACCACTATTGGGACGCGACGAAGAAGTTGCAGAGGCTCAAAAAGTACAGCGGTATATGCAGCTTTTAGAGTCACGAGAACAGGCTGAGGAAAAGCCTGAAATTGCTGAATATATGCGGCTGACTGATGTACGAGATCGGCTTACGGCAAGGTTAGGCCATCGGCCTTCTATGGAGCGCTGGGCCAGAGAGGCAGATATTTCAGCGGAGACACTCAAGCCAAGTTTAAGTACAGGCAAAAAGTCCTGGGCACAGCACACAGACCTATCCGTTGCTGAGCTAGAAAAAATCTTGAAAGAGGGTGTTCGTGCTAAGGAACACATGATTCAGGCTAACCTGAGACTGGTAGTTTCCGTGGCGAAGAAGTACCAGAATCGAGGACTAGAGCTGCTTGATTTGATTCAAGAAGGAACCTTGGGGCTTGAACGGGCGGTGGAAAAGTTCGACCCGACGAAGGGTTATCGCTTTAGTACCTATGCCTACTGGTGGATTCGTCAGGGGATTACACGTGCGATCGCAACCCAAAGTCGCACCATCCGCCTACCGGTCCACATCACCGAGAAGCTCAACAAGATCAAAAAAGCCCAGCGCAAACTCTCTCAAGAGATGGGACGCACCGCATCCATTGAGGATGTAGCAAAAGAGATGAAGAGCACTCCCGAACAGGTGCGTGAGCTTCTATTGAAAGTCCCTAGAGCCGTTTCGCTAGAGATCAAAGTTGGCAAAGATAAAGACACCGAACTTGGTGATCTGCTTGAAACCGATGACATCTCTCCTGAAGAACTGATGATGCGCGAGTCGCTGCAGCAAGAGCTGCGCGATCTAATGGCAGAGCTAACCGAGCGCGAGCAAGATGTACTGAGAATGCGATTTGGTCTTAACGACGGGAAGACCCATTCCCTGGCAGAGATCGGGAAAGTTCTTGAGCTATCTCGGGAACGAGTCCGGCAAATTGAGTCAAAAGCCCTGCAAAAGCTGCGTCAGCCCAAGCGTCGCAATCGCATCCGTGATTTTCTGGAGGCGTTCTCTTAAGCATCACGCCTTTAGCCATCTATCAGGCTTCAGTCAGCAGATCTTAACAATCAGCAAAAAGCGCTCCTGTAAAAGCTTATGAATAGCAGGGGCGCTTTTTCTCTTCTCAATAAGAAGACCTTCTTGCAAGCGACGAGCTTTCAGGTTAAAGTTTCAATAAGACTTCACTCTTGAGAAGAAAGATGTATACCTCCAACGCCTTAAAAGCCGAGCTAAACGATAAAGGCTGGCGCCTGACTCCTCAGCGGGAAACGATTCTCACAGTCTTTCAAAACCTGCCTGAGGGAAAACACTTAAGTGCAGAAGAACTTCATGACCTCCTTCATGAGCAAGGAGACCCCATCAGCCTATCGACGATTTATCGGACGGTGAAGCTGATGTCTCGTATGGGCATCTTGCGCGAGCTGGAATTTGCTGAAGGGCACAAGCATTACGAGATCAATCAACCCTACCCCTATCACCATCACCATCTCATCTGCGTGAAGTGTAATAAGACCATTGAGTTCAAAAGTGACTCAGTGTTGAAAATCGGGACGAAAACAGCTCAGAAATCAGGCTTTCATCTGCTGGATTGCCAGCTTTCAATTCACGCAATTTGTCCACAGTGTCAGCGCTCGATTGTTCCCAACTGACCTATTGGCAGAGGCGGCCCAACGCTGATCTGAGTCAGCGTTCACTTAGAACAGCCCTACTCTGATCTTTTGGGGATGGACCAGCACGGCAAGCGGTACGAGAGTAGGGGAAAACCAACTAACAGGACATTTGCGAGAGGCAACTATATGGCCTCTCGCAGCTTCAGGGCAACTCGTCTCAAGCAAGTTCAGCATGTGCCTCTCTAAATCACATGCTTTTATCCAGAGTTCAATCAAAGGGTAGATTCGGGACTCCTCACATAAAGCTAAACTGTCCTTACATCCTTTACAAAAGTAAACACATGAACTCGACGAAGGTCCGCATCGCTTCTTTGAATTTGCTTGTCTGTACAAGCCTATTTGGCATTAGCTTGGCGCGCCCTGCATTCGCAGAGTCTGCAATGAACAGCTCAGTCATCACTTCAACGCTGCCGCAGAAGCTGGCCCAGGCGACGGGAGATATTGTTGATGTTGCCGCTGGCAATCCAGATTTTAGTACTTTGGTACAAGCCGTCCAGGCGGCAGAGCTAGTTGATGCTCTTAAGGCAGAGGGACCGCTCACGGTCTTTGCACCCACCAATGCAGCCTTTGCTGCTTTGCCAGAGGGTGCTTTGGACGCCTTGCTTTTGCCTGAGAACCGTGATTTATTGACTCAGATTTTGCAATATCACGTCGTTTCGGGCGAAGTTGCTTCTAGCGATTTAGAGACCGGCAATGTTACAACCCTAAATGGTGATTTGGCTGTTGAAGTCTCTCCCGAGGGCGTCGCAGTCAACGATGCGAGCGTTGTGCAGGCAGATGTTGATGCGAGCAATGGCGTCGTTCATGCCATCGACGGTGTTTTAATTCCAGAAGGCGTCGTGGCAGAACTGCAATCTCGTGCAGCTAGCGATGATACCGAAGAAGACGTTAGCACTGAAGAAGACGTCAGCACTGAAGAACCAGCTCCACCCGTCCGTGGTCTTTGGTAGTCAGTAAGCCTCAGGCTAGGTAGGCCACTGCTCTAAAGAAGATTGAGTGTGCAGGTCAAGATTGACGGCAGAGTCGTAAAGCAGCTATATAGAATCATTAATGTTCATTTTTATAGCTGCTTACTGTCCTGACGCAGTCCTCTCAGTGGCCTAAAGTCGGTCGTAGAGACACCAATTTCATAAGGGTGAAGAGCCCTAGACCTGCACACCTTCAAGTTCTTCATCAGTCTGTTCATACAGGGCACGCAGCTGCTCAAGTTTTTCTTCATCTGGCTCCCAAAAGCCACGACCGTTGGCTTCTAGCATTCGCCCAACAATATTACGGAAGGCTTCAGGGTTTGCTTCACGCAGCTTATCCGCCATCTCAGCATCTAGCGCGTAGGTGTCTGCGGCTTGGTCATACACCCAGTTTTCTTTAAAGTCAGTGGTGCCGCCCCAGCCAATGAGGGCCGTCATTCGCTGAGAGATCTCATAAGCTCCGCCAGAGCCTTGCTCTGCCATTGCATCGGCCCACTTGGGGTTGAGCAGCTTAGTGCGGTATTCCATTCGCAGGAGTGACTCCAGCTTGCGCGGGGTGGTGTCCTTAGAGAAGCTTTCTACAAAGTTGGCGTTCACCTTTTTACCCCTTTGCTGCTCGGCAGCTCGCTTGAGGCCACCTGTGTTCGCATAGTATTCCTGGATATCGGTGAGACCATATTCGACAGAATCGATTTCTTGAACGATATCAGAGGTGCTTTTGAGCAGCGTTTGCAGAATTTCGGGTCGGGCTTGGCCCTTATCTTGGCGACCGTAGCTGAAAGAGTTGCGATCGCGCCAAGTATCCCCCAACTCTTCTCCGGTCTCCCAGCTCGAATCGGTGACCCGATCGTTCACGAGCGAGCCAAAATCTCCAGATGGGTTAGAGAACAAACGAGCAGAAGAATTCTCGACCCCTTTTGCTTCCAGCTCTAGCGCATGCTTGCGAATGTAGTTTTGCATCTTCTGCTCATTAGCAGCAGCAGCTCGCTGAAACAGGTCATCAAGCAGTTCAATAATGTTGACAAAGCTATCTCTAAAAATTCCAGAAAGGTTGCCCAACACATCTATACGGGGATGATCGAGCTCGTCTAGGGGAATCAGCTCATATCTCACAATCCGGCCTGTCCCTTCTTTAACCGGTCTAGCGCCCACTAGTTCTAGCAAAATCCCCAGCGACTCCCCTCGGGTTTTGATGGCATCTAAGCCCCAGAGCATCACGGCTACGGTTTCAGGATAGTGACCGTTTTCTTCTAGACTTTGGGCGATAATTTTGCGGGCAATCTCGCGGCCTCTCTCGTAGGCAGCAGGTGACGGCATCCGGTAGGGATCGAGGGCATGAATGTTACGACCCGTCGGTAACACACCAGGACCATCTCTCAATAAGTCTCCGCCCGGAGCCGGAGGAATATATTCGCCGTTGAGTCCCCGGAGTAGGTTCGTGAGTTCATCGCCGGTCTGGGCTAATCGCGCTCGGATTTCAATTGCTTCTTCTAGCTTGGGAGTGCTGCCGTTGAGCTGGAACTGTGTATAGAGTTCCTCGGGTTCAGTGCCTTGGGCGACGGATGCGATCGCATCTTCCGGCAGCTCCTCCCCGAAGTAAGCCCGCAGATAGCTGCCTAATTGATCAGCATCAGGCGACTCACCCAACACGTGCAGTCCCGAAGAAAACAGCCGCGTCTCTAACTCTTGCAAGTAAGCGTAAAGCTTCACTAAATAACGGCCAAAGGCATCCGCGCTGAACAGATTGGCATTCTCAGGACTAAAGGCAATCCCGAGCTTCTTCGCCTCTTCAAAGGGACAGTCTGCATCCACGCCGGAATCAACGATCTTTTTACAGATCGCCTCTTTAAGCGCATAGTTCTTCTCAGGATCTTCGCGGTACTCCTGAATCAGCTCTCGCAGCGCCGCCAGTTCCTTGTAGAGTTCCGCTCGACCATAGGGGGGCACATTATGAGAGACCAAAACCCCATAGCCGCGTCGCTTCGCCAGCATTGACTCCGATGGATTATTGGCAGCATAGACATACATGTGGGGAATCTCGCCCAGCAGCACATCCGGCCAGGAATAGCCCGTGTTGCCAAGCGGTGAACCCGGTAGCCACTCCACCGTGCCGTGCATCCCAAAGTGGATCATGGCGTCGGCCTGAAACTCATTTTGAAGCCATTTATAAAAAGCGGCGTACTGCGGGTGGGGCGTCATATCGCGCTCAAACATCAGCCGCATCGGATCACCTGAGATCCCCAATGGGGGCTGGACGCCGATCCAAACATTGCCGAGCTGCACGCCGCCAAGCAAGAATTCATCGCCTAGAGTTTTAATACCGCTAGTGGTAAGGGAGTTCCATTGGTTTTCAATTTTCTTGGTGAGCAGATAGCCCAGCCATTTCTCTAACGTCTGTGCTTTGACGGTTGTTTGTTGACCTGACGTGGTGGATGCGATCGCATCTGCATCTGCTTCCCGTACCTGATCAATCAACGCCTCACCGTCTTCCGGCACATCTCCCACCGTGTAGCCCTGCTCCTTGAGAGAGTGAAGCAGCTTCAGCAAAGACTTCGGCACATTCAGCAGCGCCGCCGTCCCCGTCGCTCCATATCCAGGCGGAAAGCCATATAGCATAATCGCTAATTTTCGCTCTGCCGTTGGCGTTTGGCGCAGAGAAATCCATCGCTTGAGTCGGCCCGTCAGTCGGTCCACTCGCTCCGGCACCAGATAAATGTCGTTGCCCACTAAGCCACCGAGAGGAATGGTATCAATGGCACCGTCTAGCTCCGGCAAAGCATAAAGCACAACGCTTTGCAGACCACCAATCCCCTGCCTTGTCCAAGAGTGGATATCCTGAATCAACAGTGGAGCGGCCACCAAATAGGGAATATTTTTAGCCGTCAAAATTGTCTTCGCAACCTCAACCTGGCGTCCGGCCTCCATTGACCCGGCAGGGCCACCGACAAGCGGAAAGCCAATGGTGGAAACAATGGCATCGACGCAAGCCGCCTGATCAGAAAGTGACTTAATTGCACGGTTACCCTGCTGACGCTGCTCTTGCTCATAGGGCGTGGTCAACAGATCGCGAACGGCCACATGCCCCTCAACGCCATTAATAAAGATAGGCAGTGGAATTAAACCTGCTTCTTCAAACCGACGCACCAGTTGAGGGATGTAGGGCTGCTTGGTGATCACATGCTTACGGTAAAGCAGAATACCCACCACAGGAGACTGAGCCGAGAGTGACTGAGGAGAACTAAGCTGACATCGCTGTTGTCGGAACCAGTTCAGATATTCCAGCGGAGACTCAAAATAGCCTTCATAGTCAGGGTGCAAAAGGCCCAGGTTCGGTGTCTCTTGGGGCGCAGGAATCTCGCCAATTTCTAAACCTAAGTACTTCTCCGCTAGAGTCCAGCACATGGCGGCAACGTTCTCTGAACCACCGGCATTCCAGTAGCCATAAATAATCAACCAATTCCGTAGATCCTGCACTTTTTTGACAGGGACATACTTTAAAAGCTTGGGTCCAGCTTTCAAAAAACTTATATAGCCCGCTAGTTTGTCTTCTTCTTTGCCACTGCTGAATTTGCTCAGGATAAATTTAACCGGCTTGGGCATTCCCTTGGGCTGATCGCCAATCACAAACTTGCCGATCTGGGTCAGACTCATCAGTTCTAGAGCCGACTCAAACACGAGGCGAATGGGGATATGCTGGACTCTCTCTCGCAGCCACAACACCTGATCGTAGTCAAACAGCAGACTCCCGAAGAAGACGTCAGCATCCTGCAGAACGTGGGTGATGCGATCAGGCTCTGTGTTGATATCGCGATCGCTGAACACGCAGATTTCCAGATCAGGACACCGAGCCTGAGCTAATGCAGCAGCCTGACAGTAAAGATCTTTATTGAAAGACTCAAAACCAGCGATGAGAACAATGCGCGCCATACCTTTAGCCAGAAACAGAGGTGCTATTTTAAGCTTAATGTTTTTTAACGATTGCTGTCATCATGCCTTTGACAGTGCAGCAAAGAAAGGGTGGCTTGGGATAGTAGGGCAAGCCTCGGCCAGGAGCCAGGAAAATAGCACACTATTGGACCTATGAGCCTGAAACAGATGGGCGGCTTGAGCTAGAGAATGGAGAACTCGTCCTAGTGAAGGACTATAATAGAGGTAGGTAAAAGGTATGCAGCCGCCCTATGGCACTCAAAACAACGGTCTACCTCAACGATCAACTAGAAGCGCAGCTTCAGAAATATCTTGAAGTTCATCCAGAGAAAACGCTGTCTACGCTTGTGCAAGAAGCCCTTGAAAGTACCCTTCAGCAGGAAAATGCAGCGGCGGAGCTTCTGAAAATCGCCGGTATTGCTCAAAATACACCACTGACCGATGACAGTAATCGTGAAATTCTGCTCTAACCAGAAATGTTAGGCATAAAATTGCGTCTTGTTTTGGATGCAGGACCGCTATACGCCTTAGCATCTAGTAAAGACACCGATCATCAACTTTGTCGGCAAGGTTTCGTTCAATTAGCTCACGCAAAGATAGAGCTAATAACGCCTTTGCCTATTGTTTTTGAAGTCTATAAACTCTTGGCTCAGCGAGAATCCTCAGCAGTGGCCCAAGCTGTATTGCAGCAGATGATGAAGACAACGGTTATTCCCATAACCCTCGCTGACTTTAAGGCCATCTCGCAAATGATGGGACAACTCACAGATTGGAAAGGGTCATTGGAAGATACAGCAGTCTTAATTAATTGCTCAACGTTTTGACTGCTCAGTGTGGACCCTCAATTACAGAGACTTCGGGCGATTTCAAGATTTGGAGTTCTGGACTCCTGAATAGCTCACCCGACTTGGGATTGAGTTTAAAGAAAATATGCTATCGAGCATTCCTCATATTTCAGTCCCAACAAAAACCTGAGTCCAAGAGATGGATAAATTTCCGCGATATCTTCTTCAGCTTTGTCCTGCGCAAATTTCAGGTCAGGCATTTAGAGACCTTCTACAGGGACATCGCCCCAAAAATAAGCGCCAGCACAAAAGGAATCACAATGGGTAGAGCCACTAGTAGCCCCTGCTTGCCTATTTTGACATCCTGACCATCAGCCTTCAGCAGCAGGATCAGCGCCCCTGTGCCCAAAATAATCCATAGAAAGGCAAAGCCAAGGAAGAAAGCAAAGGTTGAATCTGCCATTGTAAAATCCGCATCTTAATGCCGTTCCATTGAGGATAGCCCAAAACCTTACTCAAGCCGGTAGCAACCTCGAGCAGATATGGCCTAACTTGAGAATCTCACCCTAATGTCTTAACGCCTATGAAGTATAGGAATTGTGCAACATATGCTCTCTGTCAGCGAGCATGATTAAGCAGAGACCAAAGCAAGATTCACAGTATTGGGATGTTGAGTGTGCCGAGATTTCCCTTAGACTGACCAATACTGACATAATTGATATAGCAGTACCCGGCTGAGTTAGGACAGCCCTTCTCTAGCACAGATGGGTTCAGACATTTTAATCTCCTAATCAGTACGCGTACCGCTATATAGTCCAGTTGCATTGCAGAAATCCAGCTTTTAAATTGTGAATAATCTCCGTACCGTCTCTGATACCAAACGAGCTTTCTATTCAATCCACACTCGCCCCGTCAATTCCATCTATCGACGGGTTGTTGAAGAGGTGATGGTGGAGATGCATCTATTGCGCGTTAATGAAGACTTCCGTGAAGATCCAATCTTTGCGCTTGGGGTCGTCACCACCTATGACTCCTTTATGGAGGGCTATACGCCTGAAGCAGACCGCACAACGATTTTCGAAGCTATTTGTCGCGCCCAAGATGCCGACCCTGCAAAGTATCGCCAAGATGCTGAGCAAATGAAACAGTTTGCTGAGTCTAAGTCTTTGGATGAGCTACTAGAGTTAATGACGACATCAACACCTTCCGGTGGGAGCGACCTGCAGGGTCAGCTTAGCTCGATGTCTCAAAATGAGAAATTTAAGTATAGCCGTCTCTTTGGCGTTGGCTTGCTGACGAGTCTACAGCTAGCAGATGCTGAGGTACTGAAGGATGAAACACGTCTAAAAGAAATTTTGCACACCCTCAGTGAATCTCTCAAACTACCAGAGAACAAGGTTCTGCAAGACATTGAGCTCTATCGCGCTAATCTAGATAAGATGGTGCAGACACAGCAGGCAATTGCAGATAATATCGCGGCAGATCGCAAACGTCGTGAGCAGGCCGAGGCGGAAAAGGCCGAGAAGGCAAAAGCTGAAGCCACCAAAGCTGAGGACAAGCCTGAGCCTGCCGAGACGCCAGCGGCAGAGACAACCGACGCGACCTCGGACGCAGCCGATAGTAGCTCTTCATAGCTCAATTGTTCACCTGTAAACAAGCTGCCCTATGACTATTCCTGTTAGCCTCCTGCGGGCAACCTCCTACGATCGCAACCTTCTGCAGGCCAAGCTGCATCAACTGCTAGAGCCTTTTGGAGGGATTGAGACCCTGGTTAAACCGGGTTATCGCGTGTTGCTAAAACCCAATCTGTTGACGGGTTCTCGACCGAGTAAGGAGTGCATTACCCGTCCTGAGATAGTCTACTGCGTTGCCAAGATGGTCAAGGACGCCGGGGGCAAGCCGTTCTTGGGGGATAGTCCTGCCTTTGGCAGCGCCCGAGGCGTGGCAAAAGTGAATGGCTACCTACCGTTCTTGGAGGAGTTGGATATTCCCATTGTGGAGTTCCACGGTCAGCGATATGAGGCGCTGGGCAATTCCTTCGACCATCTGCGTCTATCTCAAGAAGCAATGGAGGCGGATGTAGTAATTAACCTGCCGAAGGTCAAGTCTCACATGCAGCTCACGATGACGATGGGCGTCAAAAATCTATTTGGCTGCGTTCCGGGCAAGATGAAGGCTTGGTGGCACTTAGAGGCGGGCAAAGATGCCAACCGATTTGGCGAGATGCTGGTGGAAACAGCACGTGCGATCGCACCTAATCTCACGATTCTAGACGGCATTGTTGGTCATGAGGGCAATGGGCCTAGCGGTGGCGAACCCAGGGAATTAGGGATTTTAGGCGCAGCTCGCAATGTGTTTGCCTTAGACCGAGCTTTAATGGATATTCTGCAGGTGGATCCGCTGTCGGTACCCACGATTGCGGCGGCTGAGCGGTTAGGCTTTGGCCCCAGTTTGGAAGAGCTAAGTTTCCCTTACTGCACTGCTGAGGAGCTGCGAGTTGAGGGCTGGAAGCTGCCTGAGAAGATGATGCCGATTGATTTTGGAGCGCCCAGAGTTCTGAAGTCTACGTTTAAGCAGCTTTATATTCTGTTTATTAAAGAGCCGATGGCGCTGTATGCGAATCGATAG
It includes:
- the psb29 gene encoding photosystem II biogenesis protein Psp29, with the protein product MNNLRTVSDTKRAFYSIHTRPVNSIYRRVVEEVMVEMHLLRVNEDFREDPIFALGVVTTYDSFMEGYTPEADRTTIFEAICRAQDADPAKYRQDAEQMKQFAESKSLDELLELMTTSTPSGGSDLQGQLSSMSQNEKFKYSRLFGVGLLTSLQLADAEVLKDETRLKEILHTLSESLKLPENKVLQDIELYRANLDKMVQTQQAIADNIAADRKRREQAEAEKAEKAKAEATKAEDKPEPAETPAAETTDATSDAADSSSS
- a CDS encoding DUF362 domain-containing protein, with translation MTIPVSLLRATSYDRNLLQAKLHQLLEPFGGIETLVKPGYRVLLKPNLLTGSRPSKECITRPEIVYCVAKMVKDAGGKPFLGDSPAFGSARGVAKVNGYLPFLEELDIPIVEFHGQRYEALGNSFDHLRLSQEAMEADVVINLPKVKSHMQLTMTMGVKNLFGCVPGKMKAWWHLEAGKDANRFGEMLVETARAIAPNLTILDGIVGHEGNGPSGGEPRELGILGAARNVFALDRALMDILQVDPLSVPTIAAAERLGFGPSLEELSFPYCTAEELRVEGWKLPEKMMPIDFGAPRVLKSTFKQLYILFIKEPMALYANR
- a CDS encoding DUF3370 domain-containing protein, encoding MSMLLSSLLLAPAPIALAPEILQQQDVRALPGELDSFPVFNSNSPELVLSEGILLSTFPGKGKQSPEAHLNYPLDGRFDLFSHHVTRINSRNGKLPLYLGVLVHNPGDKPVKVLVLQANSYLSSSEAPFIDLPDQIENRGGRVYSGPGSRTASDVLRRKSQAGWSTSIEVPPGQSKMLMNLKMPISNSRTTWMRLYSSDKLYVASMAKFATSRDYKPTLEEWRYLLSTGDLATPRDKAPTPPKQKKADPFLYGRVAGISQGAEWKTKVTDSQSETLAIPEPGKAFSYVLNSLDRGTLGTGQIQSAPMLARYPDTAYRAHGNYGVKYKLDIPLHNNTETPQRVTLAIQTPIKEDRLSQEGLRFFNKPTGQPFFRGTVKVTYTSDRGQPKKRYLHLVQKRGQRGKPLVNLTLPPGSSRPVSLELLYPPDSTPPQVITVQTLSDSKASAR
- a CDS encoding cofactor assembly of complex C subunit B — translated: MMRSLALPSIFFITLLLLIGLFFFIRASVKDRTEKVTLMAPDAEDVILNQMESYLKQRAYQLVRLNREQAQLTFEGIVRPSIGLALFLMTLAAVSLLCLSLVLAIQWPAVGIWFTVLVALSPLTVLFYWKKAERAEQVLLKVESGAEPSASESKTLVTVTAHRDELAALKSALKYRPVPTP
- the sigC gene encoding RNA polymerase sigma factor SigC, yielding MSTMSRKSESINIYSKTKNGHSSSNGPEKTEDDTCEDLATDSESAVEVTKFQGRRGTTDLVRLYLQEIGRVPLLGRDEEVAEAQKVQRYMQLLESREQAEEKPEIAEYMRLTDVRDRLTARLGHRPSMERWAREADISAETLKPSLSTGKKSWAQHTDLSVAELEKILKEGVRAKEHMIQANLRLVVSVAKKYQNRGLELLDLIQEGTLGLERAVEKFDPTKGYRFSTYAYWWIRQGITRAIATQSRTIRLPVHITEKLNKIKKAQRKLSQEMGRTASIEDVAKEMKSTPEQVRELLLKVPRAVSLEIKVGKDKDTELGDLLETDDISPEELMMRESLQQELRDLMAELTEREQDVLRMRFGLNDGKTHSLAEIGKVLELSRERVRQIESKALQKLRQPKRRNRIRDFLEAFS
- the bchH gene encoding magnesium chelatase subunit H, giving the protein MARIVLIAGFESFNKDLYCQAAALAQARCPDLEICVFSDRDINTEPDRITHVLQDADVFFGSLLFDYDQVLWLRERVQHIPIRLVFESALELMSLTQIGKFVIGDQPKGMPKPVKFILSKFSSGKEEDKLAGYISFLKAGPKLLKYVPVKKVQDLRNWLIIYGYWNAGGSENVAAMCWTLAEKYLGLEIGEIPAPQETPNLGLLHPDYEGYFESPLEYLNWFRQQRCQLSSPQSLSAQSPVVGILLYRKHVITKQPYIPQLVRRFEEAGLIPLPIFINGVEGHVAVRDLLTTPYEQEQRQQGNRAIKSLSDQAACVDAIVSTIGFPLVGGPAGSMEAGRQVEVAKTILTAKNIPYLVAAPLLIQDIHSWTRQGIGGLQSVVLYALPELDGAIDTIPLGGLVGNDIYLVPERVDRLTGRLKRWISLRQTPTAERKLAIMLYGFPPGYGATGTAALLNVPKSLLKLLHSLKEQGYTVGDVPEDGEALIDQVREADADAIASTTSGQQTTVKAQTLEKWLGYLLTKKIENQWNSLTTSGIKTLGDEFLLGGVQLGNVWIGVQPPLGISGDPMRLMFERDMTPHPQYAAFYKWLQNEFQADAMIHFGMHGTVEWLPGSPLGNTGYSWPDVLLGEIPHMYVYAANNPSESMLAKRRGYGVLVSHNVPPYGRAELYKELAALRELIQEYREDPEKNYALKEAICKKIVDSGVDADCPFEEAKKLGIAFSPENANLFSADAFGRYLVKLYAYLQELETRLFSSGLHVLGESPDADQLGSYLRAYFGEELPEDAIASVAQGTEPEELYTQFQLNGSTPKLEEAIEIRARLAQTGDELTNLLRGLNGEYIPPAPGGDLLRDGPGVLPTGRNIHALDPYRMPSPAAYERGREIARKIIAQSLEENGHYPETVAVMLWGLDAIKTRGESLGILLELVGARPVKEGTGRIVRYELIPLDELDHPRIDVLGNLSGIFRDSFVNIIELLDDLFQRAAAANEQKMQNYIRKHALELEAKGVENSSARLFSNPSGDFGSLVNDRVTDSSWETGEELGDTWRDRNSFSYGRQDKGQARPEILQTLLKSTSDIVQEIDSVEYGLTDIQEYYANTGGLKRAAEQQRGKKVNANFVESFSKDTTPRKLESLLRMEYRTKLLNPKWADAMAEQGSGGAYEISQRMTALIGWGGTTDFKENWVYDQAADTYALDAEMADKLREANPEAFRNIVGRMLEANGRGFWEPDEEKLEQLRALYEQTDEELEGVQV
- a CDS encoding Fur family transcriptional regulator, giving the protein MYTSNALKAELNDKGWRLTPQRETILTVFQNLPEGKHLSAEELHDLLHEQGDPISLSTIYRTVKLMSRMGILRELEFAEGHKHYEINQPYPYHHHHLICVKCNKTIEFKSDSVLKIGTKTAQKSGFHLLDCQLSIHAICPQCQRSIVPN